The Chelonoidis abingdonii isolate Lonesome George chromosome 11, CheloAbing_2.0, whole genome shotgun sequence genomic interval NNNNNNNNNNNNNNNNNNNNNNNNNNNNNNNNNNNNNNNNNNNNNNNNNNNNNNNNNNNNNNNNNNNNNNNNNNNNNNNNNNNNNNNNNNNNNNNNNNNNNNNNNNNNNNNNNNNNNNNNNNNNNNNNNNNNNNNNNNNNNNNNNNNNNNNNNNNNNNNNNNNNNNNNNNNNNNNNNNNNNNNNNNNNNNNNNNNNNNNNNNNNNNNNNNNNNNNNNNNNNNNNNNNNNNNNNNNNNNNNNNNNNNNNNNNNNNNNNNNNNNNNNNNNNNNNNNNNNNNNNNNNNNNNNNNNNNNNNNNNNNNNNNNNNNNNNNNNNNNNNNNNNNNNNNNNNNNNNNNNNNNNNNNNNNNNNNNNNNNNNNNNNNNNNNNNNNNNNNNNNNNNNNNNNNNNNNNNNNNNNNNNNNNNNNNNNNNNNNNNNNNNNNNNNNNNNNNNNNNNNNNNNNNNNNNNNNNNNNNNNNNNNNNNNNNNNNNNNNNNNNNNNNNNNNNNNNNNNNNNNNNNNNNNNNNNNNNNNNNNNNNNNNNNNNNNNNNNNNNNNNNNNNNNNNNNNNNNNNNNNNNNNNNNNNNNNNNNNNNNNNNNNNNNNNNNNNNNNNNNNNNNNNNNNNNNNNNNNNNNNNNNNNNNNNNNNNNNNGACCCATAGCCCCtgtcccacccagctctgccagtgcccctcactcccgacccataGCCCCtgtcccacccagctctgccagtgcccctcactcctgacctatAGCCCCCTGGATATGGGGACAGAGGCCAGTGCGGGACGCTTTTTGCGGGCAGGGGCCAAATTCTAGGAGGTCTCTGGCCGGAGCATCCGGAGCGACAGACTCACaagcctcccccagcccccgggGGCCGCCTGGCCAGAGGCCCTGGGACGCCAGATGTtgcgggggagggaagtgggCAGATGCACGAGTCTCTGGGGGTGGTTTTGGCATGTGGGGgtcagggagggggcggggaggggtcaACCAGCTGCTCAGCTGGGGTCGGATCTGGGTCTTGGAGCTGTTCCACACACCGGCCACCAGGGGGCAACAGAGACCGGCTGGTGGGTCAGTACGGGGGCGCTgtgagcccggactcctgggttctctctccagctctgggaggggagtggggagctgagttGGGGGTCGCAGGATTTCGTTGCTGGGGCCAGGCCGGCGCGGGAGCTGCAGTGTGTGTCGGGGGCAGAGCGACCCCCCTGGGCCGGCTCCTCTGCTTCTCACATACATTGATGCCTTGCACACCCGGAGATGtcttgcacaaacacacacatgcatacactgATAATTGATACACTCACACACAGAGTGCTACTGACACTGTCTCTCAGACAGAAacagactgacacacacaccctgctgtcTGCCACACAAACATCGACAGAGatacacacactgacacacattcACACTGACACTCTCTGACGCACTCACACACTGccactgccacacacacactctctcacacacacacatacaccgagacagactgacacacacaggctgacacacacacacactgactgaCACAGTGACACACACAGAAAGACTGACTGACACACAGACGCACACTGAGACTGACagtgacacacagacacacacagactaatacacacagagagattgactgacacacacacagacacacacacacaccccaagacTGActgacactgacacacacacatacacagactgacacacacacacacacacacacagactcacacacacagtctcgCTCGCTCNNNNNNNNNNNNNNNNNNNNNNNNNNNNNNNNNNNNNNNNNNNNNNNNNNNNNNNNNNNNNNNNNNNNNNNNNNNNNNNNNNNNNNNNNNNNNNNNNNNNggggctgggagccaggactcctgggttctctccctggctctgggagggcagtaggggctggtgggtcagagcaggggggctgggagccaggactcctgggttctctccctggctctgggtggggcgtgggggctggtggtcagagcaggggggctgggggtgctgggagctTTCAGTCTCACTAAGCTTCCCCTGCTGCCGCCTTAGCAGTGGGAGGCCTGGTACCTGGACAAAGGTCCCTCCCCAGACAAGCGCCTGGCAGTTCCGagggcagccagcagggggcagcttaTTATAAACCAGGGCTAGGGGCAGAGAaagtgggagtggggcaggggcagccaggcagaggggtgggacagggcagCCCTCAGTCTCGAGGGCAGCGAGGGGGGGGGAATCtaatgctccccctcccccaccatgccaGGGCCTGACGGGACCATCCGGGGCTGGGAGGAGACGCTCAACGCCACGAGACCCTTGAACTACAATCCGGCCAGCGGGGAATTCAGCGTCCTCCAGAAGGGCTTGTACTTCCTGTACTGCCAGGTGAGGGGcggccggacgcctgggttctctcctcagctctgagagggcagagggggcaggtgggttagagcgggggggcctgggacccagaactcctgggttctctccccagctcccagaggtgaggggagtgggggctggtgggttggcgggagccaggactcctgggttctctccccagctctgagaggggagtaggggctggtgggtcagagcaggggggctgggagccaggactcctgggttctctccctggctctgggaggggtgtgggggctggtgggttagagcaggaggtttggggcccagactcctgggttctattgacCCCCTCTGCTCCCGGCAGGTGCATTTCAATGAAGGGCGGACGGTGTACATCAAGCTAGACGTGCAGGTGGACGGGGTGCTTGCCCTGCGGTGCTTGGAGCAGTTCCCCCCAACCAGCGCCGGCCCGCAGGACCCCGAGCTGCGCGTGTGCCAGGTGTCTGGGCTCCTGCTCCTCCAGAAGCAATCCGTCCTGCGCCTCCGCACCCTCCGCGACGTGCGGCTCAAGGCCGAGCCCTATCTCACCTTCTTCGGGCTGTTCCAGGTGCACTGAGCCCGGGGCAgcggggcaggactcctgggttccgcaGGAGAGCAGCGGTGTTGAGTGGCCAATGCAGGagcgggctgggagccaggactcctgggttctatccccagctctgggatgagagtggagtctagtggttagagcaggtcggggctgggagccaggactcctgggttctctccccagctctgcaaggagagtgggggctggtggttagagcaggggccagctgggagccaggactcctggggtctctgcccggctctgggaggggagtgggggctggtgggttagagcaggggggctgggagccaggactcctgggctctcaccccagctctgggaggggagtgggggctggtgggttagagcaggggggctgggagccaggactcctgggttctctccccagctctgggaaggaagcTCGCTCTGGTGTTCTGGATCACACCCATGGGGCCACTAGTTGTGCTCCCACTTCTTCGGATCGGATCCCGGTGGACCGCACCCTCCTGCCCGCCCCGTCCCCTCAGCttctcccagaccccagtgtctggggggggggtgcacacCCTACGCAGCATTGTATGGATGCGGTTCTGATCCACACGACTCCCCACCACTGGATAATGGCCTTTGGCTCCACCTAAATCCAATGACCCAGAGAACCCTGGCGAGATCCTTCCCGTCCAGCCGGAAACCCCGCCCTCGAATTCCTTTACTGCCGCTTCAGTGGGGGGGTCATTAACATCTGAGTACCCCCTGCCCCCCCTAAGGTGAGGAGCCatgatgcctgggttctctccctggctctgagaggggagtggggtctggtgggttagagcaggggggctgggagccaggactcctgggttctctccccggctctggga includes:
- the TNFSF12 gene encoding tumor necrosis factor ligand superfamily member 12, whose amino-acid sequence is MPGPDGTIRGWEETLNATRPLNYNPASGEFSVLQKGLYFLYCQVHFNEGRTVYIKLDVQVDGVLALRCLEQFPPTSAGPQDPELRVCQVSGLLLLQKQSVLRLRTLRDVRLKAEPYLTFFGLFQVH